One stretch of Streptomyces peucetius DNA includes these proteins:
- the era gene encoding GTPase Era — translation MSARTQSSEAPHRAGFACFVGRPNAGKSTLTNALVGQKVAITSSRPQTTRHTVRGIVHRPDAQLILVDTPGLHKPRTLLGERLNDVVRTTWAEVDAIGFCLPADQKIGPGDRFIAKELAGIKKTPKVAIVTKTDLVDSKTLAEQLLAIDMLGKELGLEWAEIVPVSAVGDKQVQLVADLLIPLLPESPPLYPEGDLTDEPEQVMVAELIREAALEGVRDELPHSIAVVVEEMLPREDRPADRPLLDIHANVYIERPSQKGIIIGPKGKRLKEVGMKSRKHIEALLGTPVFLDLHVKVAKDWQRDPKQLRKLGF, via the coding sequence ATGAGCGCTCGTACCCAGTCTTCCGAAGCCCCCCATCGGGCCGGCTTCGCCTGCTTCGTCGGCCGCCCCAACGCGGGCAAGTCCACCCTCACGAACGCTCTGGTCGGCCAGAAGGTGGCGATCACCTCGAGCCGGCCGCAGACCACCCGGCACACGGTGCGCGGCATCGTGCACCGTCCGGACGCGCAGCTGATCCTGGTCGACACCCCGGGGCTGCACAAGCCGCGGACCCTGCTCGGGGAGCGCCTCAACGACGTGGTGCGCACCACGTGGGCCGAGGTGGACGCGATCGGCTTCTGTCTGCCCGCCGACCAGAAGATCGGCCCCGGCGACCGCTTCATCGCCAAGGAACTCGCCGGGATCAAGAAGACCCCCAAGGTCGCGATCGTCACCAAGACCGACCTCGTCGACTCCAAGACGCTCGCCGAGCAGCTTCTCGCGATCGACATGCTCGGCAAGGAGCTCGGTCTCGAGTGGGCCGAGATCGTGCCGGTCTCCGCCGTGGGCGACAAGCAGGTGCAGCTGGTCGCCGACCTGCTGATCCCGCTGCTCCCGGAGAGCCCGCCGCTCTACCCGGAGGGCGACCTCACGGACGAGCCCGAGCAGGTGATGGTCGCCGAGCTGATCCGCGAGGCCGCGCTGGAGGGCGTGCGGGACGAGCTTCCGCACTCGATCGCGGTGGTCGTCGAGGAGATGCTGCCGCGTGAGGACCGCCCCGCGGACCGTCCGCTGCTGGACATCCACGCCAACGTCTACATCGAGCGACCCAGCCAGAAGGGCATCATCATCGGCCCGAAGGGCAAGCGCCTGAAGGAGGTCGGCATGAAGTCCCGCAAGCACATCGAGGCGCTGCTGGGCACGCCCGTCTTCCTGGACCTGCATGTGAAGGTCGCCAAGGACTGGCAGCGCGATCCGAAGCAGCTGCGGAAGCTGGGCTTCTGA
- a CDS encoding protealysin inhibitor emfourin encodes MRIQVRRTGGFAGIERHAEVDTSERDDAGEVHALAEQAVADGRDTPPIGVPDGFSYQLTVDGRTVYCSDPRLTDAQRQLISLVLKEGS; translated from the coding sequence ATGCGTATCCAGGTAAGGCGTACGGGCGGCTTCGCCGGCATCGAGCGTCACGCCGAGGTCGACACCTCGGAGCGGGACGACGCGGGCGAGGTGCACGCCCTGGCGGAACAGGCGGTGGCGGACGGCCGGGACACCCCGCCCATCGGGGTCCCCGACGGATTCAGCTACCAGCTCACGGTTGACGGGCGCACGGTCTACTGCTCCGATCCCCGGCTGACCGACGCACAGCGGCAGCTGATCTCGCTGGTGCTCAAGGAAGGGTCCTGA
- a CDS encoding hemolysin family protein: protein MTGQLLAGAVALVVVAWLAACAEAGIARVSSFRAAEAVRSGRRGAEKLEQVAADPTRYLNVALLVRVACEMAAGVLVTYVCLEEFAETWSALLVAIAVMVLVSYVAVGVSPRTIGRQHPLNTATASAYVLLPLARVMGPVPQLLILIGNALTPGKGFRKGPFASEAELRAMVDLAEQESLIEDEERRMVHSVFELGDTLVREVMVPRTDLVSIERYKTVRQALTLALRSGFSRIPVTGENEDDIVGVVYLKDLVRKTHINRDAEADLVSTAMRPAVFVPDTKNAGDLLREMQQKRNHVAVVIDEYGGTAGIVTIEDILEEIVGEITDEYDRELPPVEELGGGRFRVTARLDIGDLGELYGLGADELDDEDVETVGGLLAKALGRVPIAGAEAVVDLPDGRALRLTAESPAGRRNKIVTVLSEPVEQPAAEGAVG from the coding sequence ATGACCGGCCAACTACTCGCCGGTGCCGTCGCGCTCGTCGTCGTCGCCTGGCTCGCCGCCTGCGCAGAGGCCGGCATCGCCCGCGTCTCCAGCTTCCGCGCCGCGGAGGCCGTACGGTCCGGGCGGCGCGGCGCCGAGAAGCTGGAGCAGGTCGCCGCCGACCCGACCCGCTATCTCAACGTCGCCCTGCTGGTGCGGGTGGCCTGCGAGATGGCCGCCGGAGTGCTCGTCACCTACGTCTGCCTCGAGGAGTTCGCGGAGACGTGGTCGGCGCTGCTCGTCGCCATCGCCGTGATGGTGCTGGTGAGTTACGTCGCCGTCGGCGTCTCCCCGCGCACCATCGGCCGTCAGCACCCGCTCAACACCGCCACCGCCTCCGCGTACGTGCTGCTGCCGCTGGCCCGCGTCATGGGCCCCGTCCCGCAGCTCCTGATCCTCATCGGCAACGCCCTGACCCCCGGGAAGGGGTTCCGCAAGGGGCCGTTCGCCTCCGAGGCCGAGCTGCGGGCGATGGTCGACCTGGCGGAGCAGGAGTCGCTGATCGAGGACGAGGAGCGCCGCATGGTGCACTCCGTCTTCGAACTCGGCGACACCCTGGTCCGCGAGGTGATGGTGCCGCGCACCGACCTCGTCTCCATCGAGCGTTACAAGACCGTCCGGCAGGCGCTGACGCTGGCACTGCGCTCCGGCTTCTCCCGTATCCCGGTCACCGGCGAGAACGAGGACGACATCGTCGGAGTCGTCTACCTCAAGGACCTGGTCCGCAAGACGCACATCAACCGCGACGCGGAGGCGGACCTGGTCTCCACCGCGATGCGGCCGGCCGTCTTCGTACCCGACACGAAGAACGCGGGAGACCTGCTGCGGGAGATGCAGCAGAAGCGCAACCACGTCGCCGTCGTCATCGACGAGTACGGCGGCACGGCGGGCATCGTCACCATCGAGGACATCCTCGAGGAGATCGTCGGCGAGATCACCGACGAGTACGACCGCGAACTGCCGCCCGTCGAGGAACTGGGCGGCGGCCGTTTCCGGGTCACGGCCCGGCTCGACATCGGCGACCTCGGCGAGCTGTACGGCCTCGGGGCGGACGAGCTCGACGACGAGGACGTGGAAACCGTCGGCGGCCTGCTGGCCAAGGCGCTCGGCCGGGTCCCGATCGCGGGCGCGGAGGCGGTCGTGGACCTCCCGGACGGCCGGGCGCTCCGGCTGACCGCGGAGTCCCCGGCGGGCCGGCGCAACAAGATCGTGACGGTGCTCTCCGAGCCGGTGGAGCAGCCTGCGGCGGAAGGGGCGGTGGGGTGA
- a CDS encoding MFS transporter translates to MATDISPPTAGTGAPPRLDGRSRLVLFVLCAAQFMVALDFSVLNVALPVLGRDLGMNPSSLQWAVTAFALPSGGFLLLFGRIADLYGRRRLFLSGLAVFGAASLLATFAWDPASFLTGRALQGVGAAVIVPTGMSLLTTTFPEGPQRDRALGISGTLLSLGFTIGMVLGGVVTDTLGWRSTMGLLALFTLIVLPLAPGLLPESRTPLRPRLDVPGAVTVTGGLLAVIYALSTAAERGFGGADVVVTLVGGVALLIVFAVVETRSPAPLVSLPMLRRRTVALGNLGGLVTFAMMSTVVFVLTLYLQETLRLSAFRTGLVFGVQGVLSVIAGVLAPKVIGRFGARRVLASCLAGQGLFTAALLGLGAESGALLATAGVSLASVCHLGAIISYGLTVTSGVPDGEQGLATGLVTTTQQVGITVGIPLLGVLATTGPSLFDGVRVVLAADAAIVLAAAATVGVGLRGRRGR, encoded by the coding sequence ATGGCTACCGACATCTCCCCGCCCACCGCCGGTACGGGCGCGCCGCCCCGGCTCGACGGACGCTCCCGGCTGGTCCTGTTCGTGCTGTGCGCCGCCCAGTTCATGGTCGCGCTCGACTTCTCCGTACTGAACGTGGCGCTTCCCGTCCTCGGCCGGGACCTCGGGATGAACCCGTCGTCCCTGCAGTGGGCGGTCACCGCCTTCGCCCTGCCGTCCGGCGGCTTTCTGCTGCTGTTCGGCCGGATCGCCGACCTCTACGGGCGGCGCCGGCTGTTCCTCAGCGGCCTGGCCGTCTTCGGCGCGGCCTCGCTCCTCGCGACGTTCGCCTGGGACCCCGCGTCGTTCCTCACCGGCCGGGCGCTCCAGGGCGTCGGCGCGGCCGTCATCGTGCCCACCGGCATGTCGCTGCTCACCACCACCTTCCCCGAGGGGCCGCAGCGCGACCGGGCGCTGGGCATCAGCGGCACACTGCTCTCGCTGGGCTTCACGATCGGCATGGTGCTGGGCGGGGTCGTGACGGACACCCTGGGCTGGCGCTCGACGATGGGTCTGCTGGCGCTCTTCACCCTGATCGTCCTGCCGCTCGCACCCGGGCTGCTGCCCGAGTCCCGCACCCCGCTGCGGCCACGGCTCGACGTGCCGGGCGCGGTCACCGTCACCGGCGGGCTCCTCGCCGTGATCTACGCACTGTCCACGGCGGCCGAACGCGGCTTCGGCGGCGCCGATGTGGTCGTGACGCTCGTCGGGGGCGTCGCCCTGCTGATCGTCTTCGCCGTCGTCGAGACGCGCAGCCCCGCGCCACTGGTCTCGCTGCCGATGCTGCGGCGGCGGACGGTGGCCCTCGGCAACCTGGGCGGGCTCGTCACGTTCGCGATGATGAGCACGGTCGTGTTCGTCCTCACGCTGTACCTCCAGGAGACGCTGCGCCTGTCGGCGTTCCGCACCGGCCTGGTCTTCGGCGTGCAGGGCGTCCTCTCCGTGATCGCCGGCGTCCTCGCCCCGAAGGTCATCGGCCGTTTCGGGGCACGCCGCGTGCTGGCGTCCTGCCTCGCCGGCCAGGGCCTGTTCACCGCCGCGCTGCTGGGCCTCGGCGCCGAGTCCGGCGCGCTGCTCGCCACGGCCGGGGTCTCGCTGGCGAGCGTGTGCCACCTCGGGGCGATCATCTCGTACGGCCTGACGGTGACGTCGGGCGTGCCGGACGGGGAACAGGGCCTGGCGACGGGCCTGGTCACGACGACGCAGCAGGTGGGCATCACCGTGGGCATCCCCCTGCTGGGGGTGCTGGCGACGACGGGGCCGTCCCTCTTCGACGGGGTACGGGTGGTGCTGGCCGCGGACGCGGCGATCGTGCTTGCGGCGGCGGCGACGGTTGGGGTGGGGCTGCGGGGGCGACGGGGTCGCTGA
- a CDS encoding MmcQ/YjbR family DNA-binding protein has product MTPEELRAFCLEFNAAVEEFPFGPETSVFKVLGKMFALSALDATPLTANLKCEPDLAVRLRADHPGVIVPGWHMNKRHWNTVTVAALPDRMVRELVEDSYDLVVAGLPRADRLRLNRP; this is encoded by the coding sequence GTGACACCGGAGGAACTGCGGGCGTTCTGCCTGGAATTCAACGCCGCGGTGGAGGAATTCCCCTTCGGCCCCGAGACCTCGGTCTTCAAGGTCCTCGGCAAGATGTTCGCCCTCAGCGCGCTGGACGCCACCCCGCTGACGGCCAACCTCAAGTGCGAGCCGGACCTCGCGGTCCGCCTGCGCGCGGACCACCCGGGCGTGATCGTCCCCGGCTGGCACATGAACAAGCGCCACTGGAACACGGTGACGGTGGCGGCGCTGCCGGACCGGATGGTCAGGGAGCTGGTGGAGGACTCCTACGACCTCGTGGTGGCGGGGCTCCCCCGAGCGGACCGCCTCCGCCTGAACCGCCCCTGA
- a CDS encoding M4 family metallopeptidase yields MDIRTPVFCGIVPPHILDKLARADDPAVSGPARRTLQADAAHRTGRRLTTVIGAAARAVAAPADGPRRTVYDARNGTALPGTRVRGEGEEVVKDATVNRAYAGLGATFELLTAYGRSSVDGAGLPLDATVHYDEQYSNAFWNGEQMVFGDGDGEVFLDFTVAVDVIAHELAHGLTQYTANLSYFGQPGALNESVSDVLGSLVKQRTLGQSADEADWLIGAGLLAPRVEGVALRSMKAPGTAYDDDVLGKDPQPATMEDYVRTGRDNGGVHINSGIPNHAFYLLATRLGGRAWERAGQIWFDVLTGGELPVDADFGSFARLTTAAAKARYGDGEELEAVLKAWSQVGVKTSE; encoded by the coding sequence ATGGACATTCGCACCCCGGTCTTCTGCGGCATCGTGCCGCCGCACATCCTCGACAAGCTCGCCCGCGCCGACGACCCGGCCGTCTCCGGACCCGCCCGGCGCACCCTCCAGGCCGACGCCGCGCACCGCACCGGGCGCCGGCTGACCACCGTGATCGGTGCCGCCGCACGCGCCGTCGCCGCACCGGCCGACGGGCCGCGACGCACCGTGTACGACGCGCGGAACGGCACCGCGCTGCCGGGCACCCGGGTGCGCGGCGAGGGCGAAGAGGTGGTCAAGGACGCCACCGTCAACCGTGCGTACGCGGGCCTCGGCGCGACCTTCGAGCTGCTGACCGCCTACGGACGCAGCTCCGTCGACGGGGCCGGCCTGCCGCTGGACGCGACCGTCCACTACGACGAGCAGTACTCGAACGCCTTCTGGAACGGTGAGCAGATGGTGTTCGGTGACGGTGACGGCGAGGTGTTCCTCGACTTCACCGTCGCGGTCGACGTCATCGCGCACGAGCTGGCCCACGGCCTGACCCAGTACACGGCGAATCTGAGCTACTTCGGCCAGCCCGGCGCTCTCAACGAGTCGGTGTCCGACGTGCTGGGCTCACTCGTCAAGCAGCGGACCCTGGGCCAGAGCGCCGACGAGGCCGACTGGCTGATCGGCGCGGGGCTGCTCGCGCCCCGGGTCGAGGGCGTCGCACTGCGTTCGATGAAGGCGCCGGGGACCGCGTACGACGACGACGTGCTCGGCAAGGACCCGCAGCCCGCCACGATGGAGGACTACGTCCGGACGGGCCGCGACAACGGCGGTGTCCACATCAACTCCGGCATCCCCAACCACGCCTTCTACCTGCTCGCCACCCGGCTCGGCGGGCGGGCCTGGGAGCGGGCGGGGCAGATCTGGTTCGACGTGCTCACCGGGGGCGAACTGCCGGTGGACGCCGACTTCGGGAGCTTCGCCCGGCTGACGACGGCCGCCGCGAAGGCGCGCTACGGCGACGGCGAGGAACTGGAGGCCGTGCTCAAGGCATGGTCGCAGGTCGGCGTGAAGACGTCCGAATGA
- a CDS encoding cytidine deaminase: protein MTQSSDLGPEDRKIITLARSARARNGVPEGAAVRDETGRTYVAGTVALDSLKLSALQTAVAMAVASGAQSLEAAAVVSEAGAPADEDRAAVRDLGGPDTPVLLAAPDGSLTSSTPAGA from the coding sequence ATGACGCAGAGTTCCGACCTCGGCCCCGAGGACCGCAAGATCATCACGCTGGCGCGCAGCGCCCGGGCCCGCAACGGTGTGCCCGAGGGCGCGGCCGTGCGCGACGAGACCGGCCGTACCTATGTCGCCGGGACCGTGGCCCTGGACTCGCTGAAGCTCAGCGCGCTGCAGACCGCCGTCGCCATGGCGGTCGCCAGCGGTGCGCAGTCCCTGGAGGCGGCGGCTGTCGTCTCGGAGGCCGGCGCCCCGGCCGACGAGGACCGGGCCGCCGTGCGCGACCTCGGCGGTCCGGACACCCCGGTCCTGCTCGCCGCCCCGGACGGCTCCCTCACGTCGTCCACGCCCGCGGGCGCCTGA
- a CDS encoding helix-turn-helix transcriptional regulator, with product MKAHRLGELREFLMSRRARITPAEAGLPDGGARRRTPGLRREEVAVLAGVGVSWYQWLEQGRDITVSPQVLDSVGRVLRLSSAERRHLYVLAGLNPPAPEVDPDDRDMCAGLRRLIDAWMPYPAHIMDGYWNIVMYNDAAAAVLGMRPDIVQNCLIAYFTDPIYRARSSGWDTIAPQVVAQFRAACSECPDDEGFRAVVAEAKAASAEFTELWERRDIAPGGQIRKELEHPLTGRLVLESTQLRVPARPDLVIVMHTPVPDGTTDTAAKLAWLAGPEGRRGSVYPVAG from the coding sequence ATGAAGGCGCACCGTCTGGGGGAGTTGCGCGAGTTCCTGATGAGCCGGCGCGCCCGGATCACCCCGGCGGAGGCGGGTCTCCCGGACGGCGGCGCCCGGCGTCGTACGCCGGGGTTGCGCCGGGAGGAGGTCGCGGTCCTCGCGGGCGTCGGTGTCTCCTGGTACCAGTGGCTGGAGCAGGGCCGCGACATCACCGTCTCGCCGCAGGTACTGGACTCGGTCGGCCGGGTGCTCAGGCTCAGCAGCGCGGAGCGCCGCCATCTGTACGTCCTCGCGGGCCTCAACCCGCCGGCGCCGGAGGTGGATCCGGACGACCGGGACATGTGCGCCGGGCTGCGGCGGCTGATCGACGCGTGGATGCCGTACCCGGCGCACATCATGGACGGGTACTGGAACATCGTCATGTACAACGACGCGGCGGCGGCGGTCCTCGGGATGCGTCCCGACATCGTGCAGAACTGCCTGATCGCGTACTTCACGGACCCGATCTACCGTGCCCGCAGCTCCGGTTGGGACACGATCGCGCCGCAGGTCGTCGCGCAGTTCCGGGCCGCCTGCTCGGAATGCCCGGACGACGAGGGCTTCCGGGCGGTGGTCGCGGAGGCGAAGGCGGCCAGTGCCGAGTTCACCGAGCTGTGGGAGCGTCGTGACATCGCGCCCGGCGGGCAGATCCGCAAGGAACTGGAGCATCCGCTGACGGGCCGGCTGGTCCTGGAGTCGACGCAGCTGAGGGTGCCGGCCCGCCCCGACCTGGTCATCGTGATGCACACGCCGGTGCCCGACGGGACGACGGACACGGCGGCGAAGCTGGCCTGGCTGGCGGGCCCCGAGGGCCGGCGCGGCTCGGTGTATCCCGTGGCGGGCTGA